The following proteins are encoded in a genomic region of Gossypium hirsutum isolate 1008001.06 chromosome D05, Gossypium_hirsutum_v2.1, whole genome shotgun sequence:
- the LOC107906867 gene encoding uncharacterized protein, with protein sequence MKQSSSEAVSSSSSSSTPSGPDQSQPATSASVPENHHNHSNSKPLASISAADDLAGAGSRDGSGGAQETVTFDRRGEYSAVCRWTINNFSRIKARALWSKYFEVGGYDCRLLVYPKGDSQALPGYISIYLQIMDPRGTSSSKWDCFASYRLTIVNLIDDSKSIHRDSWHRFSSKKKSHGWCDFTPSSTVFDLKSGYLFNNDAVLITADILILNESVNFTRDNNDVQSSLSSSLSSMISSSVVAIPVSDVLSGKFTWKVHNFSLFKEMIKTQKIMSPVFPAGECNLRISVYQSSVNGQEYLSMCLESKDTDKTVASDRSCWCLFRMSTLNQKPGSNHMHRDSYGRFAADNKSGDNTSLGWNDYMKMSDFVGQEAGFLVDDTAVFSTSFHVIKEFSSFSKNAGLIAGRTGSGARKSDTYMGKFTWKIENFTRLKDLLKKRKITGLCIKSRRFQIGNRDCRLIVYPRGQSQPPCHLSVFLEVTDSRNTSSDWSCFVSHRLSVVNQKVEEKSVTKESQNRYSKAAKDWGWREFVTLTSLFDQDSGFLVQDTVVFSAEVLILKETSIMQDFSDQDSELANAVTQIERVGKRSAFTWKVENFLSFKEIMETRKIFSKFFQAGGCELRIGVYESFDTICIYLESDQSVGSDLDKNFWVKYRMAVVNQKNPAKTVWKESSICTKTWNNSVLQFMKVSDMLEADAGYLVRDTVVFVCEILDCCPWFEFSDLEVLASEDDQDALTTDPDELIDSEDSEGISGDEEDIFRNLLSQAGFHLTYGDNPSQPQVTLREKLLMDAGAIAGFLTGLRVYLDDPAKVKRLLLPTKLSGSGNGKKVSKTDESSPSLMNLLMGVKVLQQAIIDLLLDIMVECCQPSGVAHGDSSDANSKPSSDGGEATSPLGCDQENGAVGSAQFPTNERLDSCVDDGSTASAVQSSDMNGIDISGKAIHGLPISPPETSAGGSLENSSLCTKTKWPEQSEELLGLIINSLRALDGAVPQGCPEPRRRPQSAQKITLVLDKAPKHLQPDLVALVPKLVEHPEHPLAAYALLERLQKTEAEPALRIPVFGALSQLECDGEVWECVLFQSFELLADSNDEPLVATIDFIFKAAFQCQHLPEAVRSVRVRLKSLGAEVSPCVFDFLSKLVNSWGDLAEAILRDINCDGDLVENCSAVASGLFLCGENGSTSERPHAVDEQAFCATHHFSDIYILIEMLSIPCLAVEASQTFERAVSAGAIVAQSVALVLKMRLAQRLSLNSRYVAESFQHADAVIEGEASERLRAQRDDFTSVLSLAETLALSRDLHVRGFVKMLYTILFKWYVDESYRMRMLKRLVDRATSTTESSNEVDLDLDILVSLVSEEQEFVRPVLSMMWEVAELANVDRAALWHQLCASEDAIICIREERKVEMSNMVKEKAALSQKLSESEAANHRLKSEMRAEMDRFAREKKELSEQIQEVESQLEWLRLERDDEIAKLANEKKALQDRLHDAEAQLSQLKSRKRDELKRVVKEKNALAERLESAEAERKRFDEELKRYATENVTREEIRQSLEDKVRRLTQTVGQTEGEKREKEEQVSRCEAYIDGMESKLQACQQYIHTLEASLQEEMSRHAPLYGAGLEALSMKELETLSRIHEEGLRQIHALQQRKGSPAGGPLAIPHNHGLYPTTQPPPMAVGLPPSFIPNGVGIHGNGHVNGAVGPWFNHA encoded by the exons ATGAAGCAGAGCTCATCTGAAGCAGTCTCCTCATCGTCTTCTTCCTCTACGCCCAGTGGACCTGACCAATCACAGCCCGCCACCTCAGCATCAGTACCTGAAAACCACCACAACCACAGCAATAGTAAACCCTTGGCATCGATATCGGCGGCGGATGACTTAGCTGGTGCGGGGTCGAGAGACGGCAGCGGCGGGGCCCAGGAAACGGTGACCTTCGATCGACGAGGAGAATACTCGGCGGTCTGCAGATGGACGATTAATAATTTCTCGAGAATCAAAGCTAGGGCACTATGGAGCAAGTACTTCGAGGTAGGCGGTTACGATTGCCGTTTATTGGTGTATCCAAAAGGGGACTCCCAGGCTTTGCCGGGTTACATATCCATTTATCTCCAAATCATGGACCCGCGGGGTACATCATCGTCTAAATGGGACTGCTTCGCCAGCTACCGCTTAACCATCGTCAATCTAATCGACGATTCCAAAAGCATTCACCGTGATTCATGGCATCGTTTCTCAAGCAAGAAGAAATCTCACGGTTGGTGTGATTTCACGCCTTCTTCTACTGTTTTCGATCTCAAGTCAGGTTATCTCTTCAataacgacgccgttttgattACCGCCGATATCTTAATCTTGAATGAATCCGTTAATTTCACACGTGATAATAATGATGTTCAATCCTCATTGTCTTCCTCATTGTCTTCCATGATTTCGTCTTCTGTTGTTGCCATTCCCGTTTCTGATGTTTTGAGTGGCAAATTCACTTGGAAAGTGCATAATTTTAGTTTGTTTAAGGAGATGATTAAGACACAGAAGATAATGAGCCCGGTTTTCCCAGCCGGGGAGTGTAACTTGAGGATTAGTGTGTATCAAAGCTCGGTTAACGGGCAAGAGTATTTGTCTATGTGTTTGGAGAGTAAGGATACTGATAAAACGGTTGCTTCTGATAGGAGTTGTTGGTGTTTATTTAGAATGTCGACGCTGAATCAGAAGCCAGGGTCGAATCATATGCACAGAGACTCGTATGGGAGGTTTGCTGCAGATAATAAGAGTGGGGATAATACCAGTTTGGGATGGAATGACTACATGAAGATGTCGGATTTTGTTGGGCAGGAGGCGGGGTTTTTGGTGGATGATACTGCTGTATTTAGTACTTCATTTCATGTGATCAAGGAGTTTAGTAGTTTTTCCAAGAATGCAGGGTTGATAGCAGGTAGGACAGGGAGTGGAGCAAGGAAGTCTGACACGTATATGGGAAAATTCACTTGGAAGATTGAGAATTTTACAAGGTTGAAGGATCTGTTGAAGAAGAGGAAGATAACAGGTCTTTGCATCAAGAGCAGGAGATTTCAGATTGGAAATCGAGATTGTCGCCTGATTGTTTACCCTCGAG GGCAGTCTCAGCCACCGTGCCACCTTTCTGTGTTTCTTGAGGTTACTGATTCACGAAATACTTCCAGTGACTGGAGCTGTTTTGTAAGTCATCGGCTGTCAGTTGTGAACCAAAAGGTGGAAGAGAAGTCAGTTACCAAAGAATCTCAGAATCGCTATTCTAAAGCTGCGAAAGACTGGGGTTGGCGTGAGTTTGTGACTCTCACCAGCCTATTTGATCAGGATTCTGGTTTCCTTGTTCAGGATACTGTTGTATTCTCTGCAGAGGTTCTTATTCTGAAAGAGACATCGATAATGCAAGATTTTAGTGATCAGGATTCTGAGTTAGCAAATGCTGTTACTCAGATAGAAAGGGTTGGAAAGAGAAGTGCATTCACATGGAAGGTGGAGAATTTCTTATCTTTCAAGGAAATCATGGAAACCCGCAagatttttagcaaattttttcAAGCTGGTGGATGTGAGCTTCGAATTG GTGTGTATGAGTCCTTTGATACCATTTGTATATACTTGGAGAGCGACCAGTCAGTTGGTAGTGACCTTGACAAAAACTTCTGGGTTAAATACAGAATGGCTGTGGTGAATCAAAAGAATCCAGCCAAAACTGTCTGGAAGGAATCTTCTATTTGTACAAAGACATGGAATAATTCTGTTTTGCAATTCATGAAGGTATCAGATATGCTAGAAGCAGATGCAGGGTATCTTGTGCGAGACACTGTTGTTTTTGTTTGTGAAATACTGGATTGCTGCCCTTGGTTTGAGTTTTCAGACCTTGAG GTTTTGGCTTCTGAAGATGATCAGGATGCTCTAACAACTGATCCTGATGAACTCATTGATTCTGAAGACAGTGAAGGAATAAGTGGGGACGAAGAAGATATCTTTAGAAACCTTCTTTCCCAAGCTGGATTTCACCTTACCTATGGAGATAATCCATCGCAGCCACAGGTCACTTTACGGGAGAAGCTTCTCATGGATGCTGGGGCAATTGCTGGTTTTCTGACTGGACTTCGTGTTTACCTGGATGACCCAGCCAAAGTGAAACGTTTGTTGCTTCCAACTAAGCTCTCTGGTAGTGGTAATGGAAAGAAGGTTTCGAAGACTGACGAATCTTCACCGAGTTTGATGAATTTGCTAATGGGGGTCAAAGTTTTGCAGCAGGCAATTATTGATCTACTCTTGGATATAATGGTGGAATGTTGTCAACCCTCAGGAGTAGCACACGGTGATTCTTCAGATGCAAACTCTAAACCTTCTTCCGATGGCGGGGAAGCTACTAGCCCACTGGGCTGTGATCAGGAAAATGGTGCTGTGGGATCTGCTCAATTTCCTACGAACGAAAGGTTGGATTCTTGCGTGGATGATGGTAGCACTGCCTCTGCCGTGCAAAGCTCTGACATGAATGGGATTGATATCTCTGGAAAAGCTATCCATGGACTGCCTATTTCTCCACCAGAGACATCTGCTGGGGGTTCTTTGGAGAATTCCTCACTTTGCACAAAG ACCAAGTGGCCTGAGCAGTCTGAGGAGCTTTTAGGGTTGATTATCAACTCATTGAGAGCCCTAGATGGAGCTGTTCCACAAGGATGTCCGGAGCCAAGGAGGAGGCCCCAGTCTGCACAAAAGATTACTCTCGTATTGGATAAAGCCCCTAAGCATCTGCAACCTGATCTAGTTGCATTGGTGCCTAAATTGGTAGAGCATCCAGAGCATCCACTGGCTGCTTATGCACTACTGGAACGACTTCAAAAGACAGAGGCAGAGCCTGCATTACGGATACCC GTATTTGGAGCTCTCAGTCAACTAGAATGCGACGGTGAAGTGTGGGAATGTGTCTTATTTCAATCGTTTGAGCTTTTGGCAGATTCAAATGATGAACCTCTGGTTGCAACAATAGATTTCATCTTTAAAGCTGCATTCCAATGTCAACACCTTCCAGAAGCT GTTAGATCTGTTCGTGTTAGGCTAAAAAGTTTAGGCGCTGAGGTGTCTCCTTGtgtttttgattttttaagtAAACTTGTAAATAGTTGGGGAGATCTTGCTGAGGCCATACTAAGAGATATTAATTGTGATGGTGATTTAGTTGAAAATTGCTCGGCTGTGGCTTCTGGGCTCTTCTTGTGTGGTGAAAATGGATCCACTTCTGAAAGACCGCATGCGGTGGATGAGCAGGCTTTTTGTGCTACTCATCATTTTTCTGACATTTATATCCTGATTGAGATGCTATCTATACCTTGCCTAGCTGTTGAAGCTTCTCAGACGTTTGAGAGAGCTGTGAGCGCTGGAGCCATTGTAGCTCAGTCTGTAGCCTTGGTCTTGAAAATGCGTCTTGCTCAGAGGTTGAGTCTTAATTCCAGATATGTTGCTGAAAGCTTTCAGCATGCTGATGCTGTAATTGAAGGAGAAGCCAGTGAGCGGCTTAGAGCTCAACGGGATGATTTCACTTCTGTTTTGAGTCTTGCCGAGACCTTGGCACTTTCTAGAGATCTTCATGTCAGGGGCTTTGTGAAAATGCTTTATACAATATTATTTAAGTGGTATGTAGATGAGTCCTACAGAATGAGAATGCTAAAAAGACTTGTTGATCGTGCAACCAGTACTACCGAAAGTAGTAATGAAGTAGACTTAGATTTGGATATTCTGGTCAGTTTGGTTTCTGAGGAGCAAGAATTTGTCAGACCTGTCCTAAGCATGATGTGGGAAGTTGCTGAGCTTGCAAATGTTGATCGGGCAGCTCTTTGGCACCAGTTATGTGCTAGTGAAGATGCAATTATCTGCATACGTGAAGAGAGAAAGGTCGAGATGTCAAATATGGTCAAGGAAAAAGCTGCTTTATCCCAGAAATTAAGTGAATCTGAGGCTGCAAATCATCGGCTAAAG TCTGAAATGAGGGCTGAGATGGATCGCTTTGCTCGGGAAAAGAAGGAACTTTCTGAACAAATACAGGAGGTTGAGAGTCAACTTGAGTGGCTTCGTTTAGAGAGAGATGATGAAATTGCAAAACTAGCTAATGAGAAAAAAGCACTTCAGGATCGTCTTCATGATGCAGAAGCTCAGCTCTCTCAGTTAAAGTCTCGGAAACGAGATGAGTTGAAG AGGGTAGTAAAGGAGAAGAATGCTCTTGCTGAAAGATTGGAGAGTGCTGAAGCTGAGCGGAAAAGATTTGATGAAGAACTGAAACGGTATGCCACAGAAAATGTGACTCGAGAAGAAATTCGTCAGTCACTTGAGGACAAAGTTCGTAGATTGACCCAAACAGTGGGGCAAACTGAAGGTGAAAAGCGGGAAAAAGAAGAGCAGGTATCTAGGTGCGAAGCATATATTGATGGCATGGAATCAAAGTTGCAGGCCTGCCAG CAATATATTCACACCTTGGAGGCCTCACTTCAAGAAGAAATGTCCCGACATGCCCCTCTCTATGGTGCTGGTCTGGAAGCTCTATCCATGAAAGAGTTGGAAACATTGTCTAGGATTCACGAGGAAGGGCTGAGGCAAATCCATGCCCTCCAACAGCGTAAAGGCAGTCCTGCTGGTGGTCCACTTGCTATCCCACATAATCATGGGTTATACCCTACAACACAACCACCGCCAATGGCTGTTGGCCTGCCACCGTCCTTCATCCCTAACGGTGTAGGGATCCACGGCAATGGGCATGTCAATGGAGCTGTCGGGCCTTGGTTCAACCATGCTTGA